A region of Nostoc sp. 'Peltigera membranacea cyanobiont' N6 DNA encodes the following proteins:
- a CDS encoding glutaminase: MKGLNKLTTTELSVWVQQAKIQAQQGRVIDRIPQLSLADPGLFAVQICCKSGKSISFGDRACIFPLMSVIKTFSLLYLLEHFGAETVFGWVGVQPSDAPFNSLEQLVSDRGRPRNPMINSGAITLADKLPGKDASQRTFLFCQWLNQLAGCQLWLDEVMLASVRLTRSTANEAIANYLAQVGHLENIETPLDTYEQICCISGQVEDLALLGKLLAFDNGCISPQNRRIVNAVMSICGLYEASAQFAVRVGLPMKSGIGGGLIAIVPGEGAIACYSPSLDNIGNPVGAIAFVEVLAQELQLSVFG; this comes from the coding sequence GTGAAAGGACTTAATAAACTAACTACTACAGAGTTATCAGTTTGGGTACAACAAGCTAAAATCCAGGCTCAACAGGGACGAGTTATCGATCGCATTCCCCAATTATCTTTAGCCGATCCTGGTTTGTTTGCAGTTCAAATCTGCTGTAAATCGGGGAAAAGTATCAGCTTTGGGGATAGAGCTTGTATTTTCCCGCTAATGAGCGTTATTAAGACATTTTCCCTACTTTATCTGCTAGAACATTTTGGTGCAGAAACAGTTTTTGGCTGGGTTGGGGTGCAACCATCGGATGCACCCTTCAATTCTTTAGAACAATTAGTTAGCGATCGCGGCCGCCCCCGCAACCCGATGATTAATAGTGGGGCAATTACTCTTGCTGATAAGTTACCAGGAAAGGACGCTAGCCAACGCACTTTTTTATTTTGTCAATGGCTCAACCAATTAGCAGGTTGCCAACTATGGTTAGATGAGGTGATGCTGGCTTCAGTAAGATTAACCCGTTCAACAGCCAATGAAGCGATCGCTAATTATCTCGCCCAAGTCGGTCATCTAGAAAATATTGAAACACCACTTGACACTTACGAGCAAATATGCTGTATTTCTGGGCAAGTTGAAGATTTAGCTCTGTTAGGAAAACTCTTAGCTTTTGACAATGGCTGTATATCACCACAAAATCGCCGAATTGTCAATGCTGTGATGTCAATTTGTGGACTTTATGAAGCTTCTGCTCAGTTTGCAGTCAGAGTTGGTTTACCGATGAAATCAGGGATTGGTGGTGGACTTATAGCAATAGTACCAGGTGAGGGAGCGATCGCTTGTTACAGTCCTAGTTTGGATAATATCGGAAATCCTGTAGGTGCGATCGCATTTGTCGAGGTTTTGGCACAAGAATTACAGTTGAGTGTCTTTGGTTAA
- a CDS encoding thioredoxin-like domain-containing protein: MLPRVRAPQLPQDYSWLNTDKPLSLKQFKGRVIILDFWTYCCINCLHILPNLKYLEHKYKDSLTVIGVHSAKFENEKETENIRQAILRYDVEHPVIVDSNFRLWEEYAVRAWPTLIIIDPEGYVIGQISGEGNRDALDELIQKLIQQHQDKGTINFQELSLTLEKQRQPLITPLAFPGKVLATQAGLFIADSGHHRLIMSSFDGEILHLIGTGKSGLTDGAFNEAQFFAAQGMAFDAENQILYVADTENHTLRRVDLKRQVVEAIAGTGKQSRNIHPHGGAALETALNSPWDLVKVGNTLFIAMAGLHQIWEMDLETSIIKTYAGTGAEACIDGSLTESAFAQPSGISTDGKELYIADSEVSSIRGVGIVKPYQVRTVCGSGGLFGFGDVDGQGEDVRLQHSLGVEFAQNFLWVADTYNHKIKLVSPSGNCQTVLGDGIAGLQDGKAKNSRFFEPSGLSAIASFLYIADTNNHAIRRVDLNTFEVTTLEFIGLCAPDICIPPSL; encoded by the coding sequence ATGCTTCCCCGTGTTAGAGCGCCTCAATTACCGCAAGATTACTCTTGGCTCAATACCGATAAACCTTTGTCTCTTAAACAGTTCAAGGGTAGAGTCATAATTTTAGATTTTTGGACATACTGCTGTATCAACTGTTTGCATATCCTGCCAAACCTAAAATATTTAGAACATAAATATAAAGATAGCCTTACCGTTATCGGTGTCCACTCTGCCAAATTTGAAAATGAAAAAGAAACAGAAAATATCCGCCAAGCTATTCTGCGCTACGACGTTGAACACCCAGTTATAGTTGACAGCAATTTTCGACTTTGGGAAGAATATGCTGTACGTGCTTGGCCTACTTTAATAATTATCGATCCAGAAGGTTACGTAATTGGTCAGATTTCTGGCGAAGGGAACCGTGACGCTTTAGACGAACTGATTCAAAAGTTAATTCAGCAACACCAAGATAAAGGCACAATTAATTTTCAAGAACTTAGCTTGACTTTAGAAAAACAGCGCCAACCATTAATTACACCCCTAGCTTTTCCTGGTAAAGTCTTAGCTACCCAAGCGGGTTTATTCATCGCTGATTCTGGACATCATCGCCTGATTATGAGTAGCTTCGACGGTGAAATTCTGCATTTGATTGGTACTGGAAAATCTGGCTTAACCGATGGTGCTTTTAACGAAGCGCAGTTTTTTGCAGCACAGGGAATGGCTTTTGATGCAGAAAATCAAATTCTTTATGTGGCTGATACAGAAAATCATACCCTGCGGCGAGTTGATTTAAAGCGTCAAGTTGTGGAAGCGATCGCAGGAACTGGTAAACAAAGCCGCAATATTCACCCTCATGGCGGTGCTGCTTTAGAAACCGCGCTAAATTCTCCTTGGGATTTAGTGAAAGTGGGGAATACGCTGTTTATTGCAATGGCTGGGCTGCATCAAATTTGGGAAATGGATTTAGAAACTAGTATCATTAAAACTTATGCTGGTACTGGTGCAGAAGCTTGTATTGATGGTTCGCTTACTGAATCTGCTTTTGCTCAACCTAGCGGTATCAGCACAGATGGAAAAGAATTATATATCGCTGACAGTGAAGTTAGTTCAATTCGTGGTGTGGGAATTGTAAAACCTTACCAAGTGCGAACGGTTTGCGGTAGTGGCGGCTTATTTGGTTTTGGCGATGTAGATGGACAAGGTGAAGATGTCCGTTTGCAACACTCTTTAGGAGTAGAATTTGCTCAAAATTTTCTGTGGGTAGCAGATACTTACAATCACAAAATTAAATTAGTTAGTCCTAGTGGCAATTGTCAAACAGTTTTAGGAGATGGTATTGCGGGTTTACAAGATGGGAAAGCTAAGAATAGCCGATTTTTTGAACCTTCTGGATTGAGTGCGATCGCTTCTTTTTTATATATTGCCGATACCAATAATCATGCCATCCGCCGCGTAGATTTGAATACCTTTGAGGTGACGACGCTAGAGTTTATTGGGTTATGTGCGCCAGATATTTGTATTCCGCCTAGTTTATAA
- a CDS encoding KGK domain-containing protein, with protein sequence MNKICQLLDFDADVLLFNKDTYIVSRFKELISENFRQKFCTRLTEHHADFSVSGLFNKLCINEVNFKVEDITWQSCSEGINCQVFRVGSTGWQVGKLRIKVSTEIISPLAQREGANMKITVVLEFYPENSNEPESPLDDLRQMIQAT encoded by the coding sequence ATGAACAAGATATGCCAACTATTAGACTTTGATGCTGATGTTTTGTTATTTAATAAAGATACGTATATCGTTAGCAGATTCAAAGAATTGATATCTGAAAATTTTAGACAGAAATTTTGTACAAGATTAACGGAACATCATGCTGATTTCTCTGTTTCAGGACTTTTTAATAAGCTGTGTATAAACGAAGTCAATTTTAAAGTTGAAGATATCACGTGGCAATCTTGTAGCGAAGGTATCAACTGTCAAGTTTTCAGAGTTGGGTCTACAGGCTGGCAAGTAGGTAAACTCAGAATAAAAGTCTCTACAGAAATTATTTCTCCATTAGCTCAGAGGGAAGGTGCCAACATGAAGATTACTGTAGTATTAGAATTTTATCCTGAGAATTCTAATGAACCCGAATCACCTTTAGATGATCTTCGTCAAATGATACAAGCAACATGA